One stretch of Cellulomonas wangsupingiae DNA includes these proteins:
- a CDS encoding MFS transporter — MPARVLETALPERLGRPFRWLLGSSWSSNLGDGLVLAAGPLLVASRTDDAFLVALAALLGWLPPLLFGLFAGAVTDRVDRRRLVMAMDAVRVLVLAVLATCVAVGASPIWLVLAALFLLGTAETFADNVSGTLVPMVVHRDDLAVANSRAQAGFVGLNQLAGPPIGAALFAAGQWSPFAGAAVLMAAGVALVSRVVLPPHGRAVHERGTVRADIAEGVRWTWHHPAVRTLVLTILIFNVTFGAAWSVLVLYAQQRLGLGDVGFGLVTTVQAVGGLVGVTCYGWLTARVTLATLLRVGLVVETLTHLALALTTSPWVAMPVFLVFGAHAFVWGTTSITIRQRAVPAALQGRVNSVNLIGVFGGLVVGAGVGGLLAQRWGVTAPFWFAFAGSAVFVVLIWRQLRHVAHTDARPAPSDAAAP, encoded by the coding sequence GTGCCGGCGCGCGTGCTCGAGACCGCCCTGCCCGAGCGCCTGGGCCGACCCTTCCGGTGGCTGCTCGGGTCGTCGTGGTCCTCCAACCTGGGTGACGGGCTGGTGCTCGCCGCCGGTCCGCTGCTGGTCGCGTCCCGCACCGACGACGCGTTCCTCGTGGCCCTGGCCGCGCTGCTGGGGTGGCTGCCGCCGCTGCTGTTCGGCCTGTTCGCCGGCGCGGTCACCGACCGTGTGGACCGTCGTCGGCTCGTCATGGCGATGGACGCGGTCCGGGTCCTGGTGCTCGCGGTGCTCGCGACGTGCGTCGCGGTCGGGGCGTCGCCGATCTGGCTGGTGCTCGCGGCGCTGTTCCTGCTCGGGACGGCCGAGACGTTCGCCGACAACGTGTCGGGGACCCTCGTGCCGATGGTCGTGCACCGCGACGACCTCGCGGTCGCGAACTCCCGCGCCCAGGCCGGCTTCGTGGGGCTCAACCAGCTCGCCGGGCCGCCGATCGGCGCGGCCCTGTTCGCGGCCGGGCAGTGGTCGCCGTTCGCGGGTGCGGCGGTCCTCATGGCCGCGGGGGTGGCGCTCGTCTCCCGCGTCGTCCTGCCCCCGCACGGCAGGGCCGTCCACGAGCGCGGCACGGTGCGCGCGGACATCGCCGAGGGCGTGCGGTGGACCTGGCACCACCCGGCCGTGCGCACCCTGGTGCTGACGATCCTCATCTTCAACGTCACGTTCGGTGCGGCGTGGTCGGTGCTCGTGCTGTACGCCCAGCAGCGCCTGGGTCTCGGCGACGTGGGGTTCGGCCTCGTGACGACGGTGCAGGCCGTCGGCGGGCTCGTCGGCGTCACCTGCTACGGGTGGCTCACCGCGCGCGTCACCCTCGCGACGCTCCTGCGCGTCGGGCTCGTCGTCGAGACCCTCACCCACCTGGCGCTGGCGCTGACGACCAGCCCGTGGGTCGCGATGCCCGTGTTCCTCGTCTTCGGCGCGCACGCGTTCGTGTGGGGGACGACGTCGATCACGATCCGCCAGCGCGCCGTGCCGGCCGCCCTGCAGGGGCGCGTCAACAGCGTGAACCTCATCGGGGTCTTCGGCGGTCTCGTCGTCGGGGCGGGCGTGGGCGGCCTGCTCGCGCAGCGGTGGGGCGTGACCGCGCCGTTCTGGTTCGCGTTCGCGGGGTCGGCCGTGTTCGTCGTGCTGATCTGGCGCCAGCTGCGGCACGTCGCGCACACCGACGCGCGCCCGGCGCCATCGGACGCGGCGGCTCCCTGA
- a CDS encoding YciI family protein, which yields MPENALEDTMTTPTTYLMLLWGDPDALLDPRAAYAAHERFEADCAAQGHEVLLAKELADAATARTLTVGGRLTDGPYAETTEQLGGLYRIRTADPEGLLRLAAPLVTHDGGTLELRPEVLHDDGAAHDGTTPGDAPLHLVLLRGDPAGAFDLDAVFAAHDAFVTACEQQGHRVVGGEELGPHTAARLVRTTPAGQPVLCDGPYTETTEQLGGYYLVRTDDPDALLRLAAPLVEAEGRGTVEVRGMVHDGVPVAG from the coding sequence GTGCCCGAGAACGCGCTGGAGGACACCATGACGACGCCGACGACGTACCTGATGCTGCTGTGGGGCGACCCCGACGCGCTGCTCGACCCCCGGGCCGCGTACGCGGCGCACGAGAGGTTCGAGGCCGACTGCGCCGCGCAGGGCCACGAGGTCCTGCTGGCCAAGGAGCTCGCCGACGCGGCGACCGCGCGGACGCTGACCGTCGGCGGGAGGCTGACCGACGGTCCGTACGCCGAGACCACCGAGCAGCTCGGCGGCCTCTACCGGATCCGCACCGCGGACCCCGAGGGCCTGCTGCGGCTCGCCGCACCGCTGGTCACCCACGACGGCGGCACCCTCGAGCTGCGCCCGGAGGTGCTGCACGACGACGGGGCCGCGCACGACGGCACCACCCCGGGCGACGCTCCCCTGCACCTCGTGCTGCTGCGGGGCGACCCCGCCGGGGCGTTCGACCTCGACGCGGTGTTCGCCGCCCACGACGCGTTCGTGACCGCGTGCGAGCAGCAGGGGCACCGGGTGGTCGGCGGTGAGGAGCTCGGGCCGCACACCGCGGCGCGACTGGTACGCACGACCCCCGCCGGGCAGCCGGTCCTCTGCGACGGCCCCTACACCGAGACCACCGAGCAGCTGGGCGGGTACTACCTGGTGCGGACCGACGACCCGGACGCGTTGCTGCGGCTCGCCGCGCCGCTCGTCGAGGCCGAGGGCCGCGGCACGGTCGAGGTGCGCGGCATGGTGCACGACGGCGTGCCGGTCGCAGGATGA
- a CDS encoding RNA polymerase sigma factor, with translation MTPGPTPPPRPPAAPSAGGPAADDVAHALGAAWRAHWSHVVALLVAQFGSPDLAEDAAGDAFEAAARTWPRDGVPTNPGAWLLTAARRRVLDRLRSQAVHRRKEPLMVVDDEMRSLAAATQDPGAHVADEQLRLVLTCCHPALAPADRVAMTLRFVVGLATADIARLQLVQHTAMSARLTRAKKRLAAAGVPFVVPPPAQLAERLDAVTTVLYLLFTAGYQPSDVPGGLRVDLAEEALRLTRELDRLLGGSPRVHALLALMLLQHSRRDARVDDDGRIVLLPDQDRSRWHTEDIEEGVALLAALPPLDGLAEDHRLQALAAAEHATAPTAADTRWDVVAGVYAVLEARTGSPVVRLARAVAVAEVDGPEAGLALLDGLDGTLAHHHRLAAVRGELLLRAGRGPEAAAELERALTLVPADAERQHLRDRLAQARGEASPN, from the coding sequence GTGACGCCCGGTCCCACCCCGCCGCCGCGCCCACCGGCCGCCCCGTCAGCCGGTGGCCCGGCGGCGGACGACGTCGCGCACGCCCTGGGCGCCGCGTGGCGCGCGCACTGGTCGCACGTCGTCGCGCTGCTCGTCGCGCAGTTCGGCAGCCCCGACCTGGCCGAGGACGCCGCGGGTGACGCCTTCGAGGCCGCCGCCCGCACCTGGCCGCGCGACGGCGTGCCGACCAACCCCGGCGCGTGGCTGCTGACGGCCGCGCGCCGGCGGGTGCTGGACCGGCTGCGGTCGCAGGCCGTGCACCGACGCAAGGAGCCCCTCATGGTCGTCGACGACGAGATGCGGTCGCTGGCCGCCGCGACGCAGGACCCCGGTGCGCACGTCGCGGACGAGCAGCTGCGCCTGGTCCTGACGTGCTGCCACCCGGCGCTGGCTCCCGCGGACCGGGTGGCGATGACGCTGCGGTTCGTGGTCGGGCTGGCGACGGCGGACATCGCGCGCCTGCAGCTCGTGCAGCACACCGCCATGTCGGCGCGGCTGACGCGGGCCAAGAAGCGCCTGGCGGCGGCGGGCGTGCCGTTCGTCGTGCCGCCGCCCGCCCAGCTCGCCGAGCGGCTCGACGCCGTGACGACCGTCCTGTACCTGCTGTTCACGGCCGGGTACCAGCCGTCGGACGTGCCCGGCGGCCTGCGGGTGGACCTCGCCGAGGAGGCGCTGCGCCTCACCCGCGAGCTCGACCGGCTGCTCGGTGGCTCCCCGCGGGTGCACGCGCTGCTGGCGCTGATGCTGCTGCAGCACTCCCGCCGCGACGCCCGCGTCGACGACGACGGCCGCATCGTCCTGCTGCCCGACCAGGACCGCTCGCGCTGGCACACCGAGGACATCGAGGAAGGGGTGGCCCTGCTGGCGGCGCTGCCACCGCTCGACGGGCTCGCCGAGGACCACCGCCTGCAGGCCCTCGCCGCCGCCGAGCACGCGACCGCACCGACCGCGGCGGACACCCGCTGGGACGTCGTCGCCGGGGTGTACGCGGTGCTGGAGGCACGCACCGGGTCACCCGTCGTACGGCTCGCCCGCGCCGTGGCCGTCGCCGAGGTCGACGGACCGGAGGCTGGGCTGGCGCTGCTCGACGGCCTGGACGGCACCCTCGCGCACCACCACCGGCTGGCCGCCGTGCGCGGCGAGCTGCTGCTGCGCGCCGGGCGGGGACCGGAGGCGGCGGCCGAGCTGGAGCGTGCGCTGACCCTGGTGCCGGCCGACGCCGAACGGCAGCACCTGCGCGATCGACTGGCGCAGGCGCGGGGCGAGGCGTCACCCAACTGA
- a CDS encoding type 1 glutamine amidotransferase domain-containing protein has product MSDTDLRGRRVLAVVTNYGVEQDELVVPVEHLRGAGATVDVAAVDDAPIETLVGDKDPGRTVQPTTTIGAVDVDAYDLLLIPGGTLNADSLRLQDEAVGLVKAFASSGRPVAAICHGPWLLVEAGLVGGKRLTSYPSLTTDVRNAGGTWVDSEVVSDDANGFTLVTSRTPDDLDAFLRHVDAALTA; this is encoded by the coding sequence ATGTCCGACACGGACCTTCGCGGCCGCCGCGTCCTGGCCGTCGTCACGAACTACGGCGTCGAGCAGGACGAGCTGGTCGTGCCCGTCGAGCACCTGCGAGGCGCCGGCGCGACCGTCGACGTCGCCGCCGTCGACGACGCCCCGATCGAGACGCTCGTGGGCGACAAGGACCCCGGACGCACCGTGCAGCCGACGACGACCATCGGCGCCGTCGACGTCGACGCCTACGACCTGCTCCTGATCCCCGGCGGCACGCTCAACGCCGACAGCCTGCGCCTGCAGGACGAGGCGGTGGGGCTGGTCAAGGCCTTCGCGTCGTCCGGGCGTCCCGTCGCCGCCATCTGCCACGGGCCGTGGCTGCTCGTCGAGGCGGGGCTCGTCGGCGGCAAGCGCCTGACGTCGTACCCGTCGCTGACCACCGACGTGCGCAACGCGGGCGGGACCTGGGTCGACTCCGAGGTCGTCAGCGACGACGCGAACGGCTTCACGCTCGTCACGTCGCGCACCCCGGACGACCTCGACGCGTTCCTGCGGCACGTCGACGCCGCGCTGACGGCCTGA
- a CDS encoding MDR family MFS transporter: MSGTTHPPTDTGEPEFVLSRGTVYVIFSALLAAMFLSALDQSVVSTALPTIVGDLGAADREGWIVTAYLLAIAVVMPVYGKVGDLWGRRTPFLVALVLFLVGSTGSALAGSFTELVVWRSLQGLGAGGLVILSQAIIADIVSARDRGKFMGPIGAVFGVATVIGPLLGGWFTDGPGWRWCFWLNVPVALVALGIAWFRLRLPTRRATTRLDVVGAVLLTLTTSGIVFLTSWSTISSDRRYDWSNPALWALVVVTVVALIAFLVAESRAADPLIPLHLFRSRTFTVSVTIALLFGMTMFAALSFLPTFLQMARGSTATDAGLMMLPMTVGLMITALGSGLAITRYGRYKPYPIIGMGIATIGLAWLTQLTPDISMVTFGAMIFVLGLGLGFVMQTIVIAVQNSVSPDLVGVATSTNNFLREIGAAVGTSVFSTVFTARLATQLGDALRDAPPGDVPQGFGAQSLTPDAVRELPAALRDVVVDAYAHALAPAFWYLVPLAVLGFVVAFFMKEVALSDKSGLEARGVARVE, encoded by the coding sequence ATGAGCGGCACCACGCACCCCCCGACGGACACCGGCGAACCGGAGTTCGTGCTGTCCCGGGGCACGGTCTACGTCATCTTCAGCGCCCTGCTGGCGGCCATGTTCCTGTCCGCCCTCGACCAGTCGGTGGTGAGCACGGCGCTGCCCACGATCGTGGGCGACCTGGGCGCGGCCGACCGCGAGGGCTGGATCGTCACGGCGTACCTGCTGGCGATCGCCGTGGTCATGCCCGTGTACGGCAAGGTCGGCGACCTGTGGGGTCGGCGCACCCCGTTCCTCGTCGCGCTGGTGCTGTTCCTCGTCGGGTCGACGGGCTCGGCACTCGCCGGGTCCTTCACGGAGCTGGTGGTGTGGCGGTCCCTGCAGGGCCTGGGCGCCGGCGGCCTGGTCATCCTCAGCCAGGCGATCATCGCCGACATCGTCTCCGCCCGTGACCGCGGCAAGTTCATGGGGCCGATCGGGGCGGTGTTCGGGGTGGCCACGGTGATCGGGCCGCTGCTGGGCGGCTGGTTCACGGACGGTCCGGGGTGGCGCTGGTGCTTCTGGCTCAACGTGCCCGTCGCCCTGGTGGCGCTGGGCATCGCGTGGTTCCGGCTGAGGCTCCCGACGCGGCGGGCGACGACCCGGCTCGACGTCGTCGGCGCCGTGCTGCTGACGCTGACCACCTCGGGGATCGTCTTCCTGACGAGCTGGAGCACGATCTCCTCCGACCGCCGGTACGACTGGAGCAACCCGGCGCTGTGGGCCCTGGTGGTGGTGACCGTCGTCGCGCTGATCGCCTTCCTGGTGGCGGAGTCCCGCGCGGCCGACCCCCTGATCCCCCTGCACCTGTTCCGCAGCCGCACGTTCACCGTCTCGGTGACCATCGCCCTGCTGTTCGGCATGACGATGTTCGCGGCGCTGTCGTTCCTGCCGACGTTCCTGCAGATGGCGCGCGGCTCCACCGCGACGGACGCCGGGCTGATGATGCTGCCGATGACCGTGGGCCTGATGATCACGGCGCTCGGCTCGGGCCTGGCCATCACGCGGTACGGGCGGTACAAGCCGTACCCGATCATCGGCATGGGCATCGCGACGATCGGGCTGGCGTGGCTCACGCAGCTGACGCCGGACATCTCGATGGTCACGTTCGGCGCCATGATCTTCGTCCTCGGGCTCGGCCTGGGGTTCGTCATGCAGACGATCGTCATCGCGGTGCAGAACTCGGTGTCCCCCGACCTGGTGGGCGTCGCGACGTCGACCAACAACTTCCTGCGGGAGATCGGTGCGGCCGTCGGCACCAGCGTGTTCTCCACCGTCTTCACCGCCCGCCTGGCGACGCAGCTGGGTGACGCGTTGCGCGACGCGCCCCCCGGGGACGTGCCGCAGGGGTTCGGTGCGCAGTCCCTGACCCCGGACGCGGTGCGCGAGCTGCCGGCCGCGCTGCGCGACGTGGTCGTCGACGCGTACGCCCACGCCCTGGCGCCGGCGTTCTGGTACCTGGTGCCGCTCGCCGTGCTGGGCTTCGTCGTCGCGTTCTTCATGAAGGAGGTCGCCCTGTCCGACAAGTCGGGGCTGGAGGCCCGGGGGGTCGCACGGGTGGAGTAG
- a CDS encoding NUDIX domain-containing protein, with translation MPVTSAGLLLHHGRGADAHVLIAHMGGPFWARKDERAWSVPKGIVEPGEDVATAARREFAEELGVPAPDLPAVDLGAFRYSSGKVVHVLAVEVPAGIVGSPDDPACPDLTTRPGISTVQVEWPPRSGRRLEVPEVDRAAWVTLAEARRLLVAGQQPVVDALESAT, from the coding sequence GTGCCGGTCACCAGCGCGGGCCTGCTGCTCCACCACGGACGCGGCGCGGACGCGCACGTGCTCATTGCCCACATGGGCGGGCCGTTCTGGGCGCGCAAGGACGAGCGCGCGTGGTCGGTGCCCAAGGGGATCGTCGAGCCGGGCGAGGACGTCGCGACGGCGGCCCGGCGCGAGTTCGCCGAGGAGCTCGGCGTCCCCGCGCCGGACCTGCCCGCCGTCGACCTCGGGGCGTTCCGGTACTCCTCCGGCAAGGTCGTGCACGTGCTGGCGGTCGAGGTGCCCGCCGGGATCGTCGGGTCGCCCGACGACCCGGCGTGCCCCGACCTGACGACGCGTCCCGGGATCAGCACCGTGCAGGTCGAGTGGCCGCCGCGCTCGGGCCGCCGCCTCGAGGTCCCGGAGGTCGACCGCGCCGCGTGGGTCACCCTCGCCGAGGCCCGACGCCTGCTGGTCGCCGGGCAGCAGCCGGTCGTCGACGCGCTGGAGTCGGCGACCTGA
- a CDS encoding YdeI/OmpD-associated family protein — protein sequence MADDLPELLLPDADAWRVWLTEHHADPTGVWLVLHKKGGDVTTLTYVEAVEEALCFGWIDGQGRRRDEHSSFQRMTPRRARSPWSAVNVARAERLEREGRMHDAGRAQVAAAQADGRWQAAYPGPATIEVPDDLTAALAAVPAARAWFDALTSGNRYAVLSRISQAKRPDTRARRIAGFVADLAEGRTPYPQKRRPDTP from the coding sequence GTGGCCGACGACCTGCCGGAGCTCCTGCTCCCCGACGCCGATGCCTGGCGCGTCTGGCTCACGGAGCACCACGCCGACCCGACCGGCGTGTGGCTCGTGCTGCACAAGAAGGGCGGGGACGTCACGACGCTGACGTACGTCGAGGCGGTCGAGGAGGCGCTGTGCTTCGGCTGGATCGACGGGCAGGGCCGGCGGCGCGACGAGCACAGCAGTTTCCAGCGCATGACGCCGCGCCGGGCCCGCAGCCCGTGGTCGGCCGTCAACGTGGCGCGGGCCGAGCGCCTGGAGCGCGAGGGCCGCATGCACGACGCGGGACGTGCCCAGGTGGCCGCCGCCCAGGCGGACGGCCGGTGGCAGGCCGCCTACCCCGGCCCGGCGACGATCGAGGTGCCCGACGACCTGACGGCGGCCCTCGCCGCCGTGCCCGCGGCGCGCGCGTGGTTCGACGCGCTCACGTCGGGCAACCGGTACGCGGTGCTGAGCCGGATCAGCCAGGCCAAGCGCCCCGACACCCGCGCCCGGCGCATCGCCGGCTTCGTGGCCGACCTCGCCGAGGGCCGCACGCCGTACCCGCAGAAGCGCCGTCCCGACACTCCGTGA
- a CDS encoding YciI family protein, whose protein sequence is MKLVVLVYEDEETYRSADAEGRARYVRGHEAFAREAPGVGVTILACEALAGVAHARTVRHVGDATEVTDGPFAETTEQLGGFYLVDAPDVPTLEGLVRLLPETTHEIRECVEP, encoded by the coding sequence GTGAAGCTCGTCGTCCTGGTCTACGAGGACGAGGAGACGTACCGCAGCGCCGACGCCGAGGGCCGCGCCCGGTACGTCCGCGGGCACGAGGCGTTCGCCCGGGAGGCGCCCGGGGTCGGTGTGACGATCCTCGCGTGCGAGGCGCTCGCCGGGGTGGCGCACGCCCGCACCGTGCGGCACGTCGGCGACGCCACGGAGGTCACCGACGGGCCGTTCGCGGAGACCACCGAGCAGCTCGGCGGCTTCTACCTGGTCGACGCGCCCGACGTGCCCACGCTCGAGGGCCTGGTGCGGCTGCTGCCCGAGACGACGCACGAGATCCGGGAGTGCGTCGAGCCGTGA
- a CDS encoding maleylpyruvate isomerase N-terminal domain-containing protein, with amino-acid sequence MTARDDAFLLAAEAALGLVDRPEVAARWSEPSALPGMSVGALAVHLGHQVVRAAQALTRDAGDLPVLRDADEHYARSAWPTAAPEDPVNDRSPDEEAALAGPGALHDRVVADLDTVRDALGSGAARDVVPVAWAGWALRREDFLLTRMLEVVVHADDLAVSVGIDTPTFPAEVYDPVRDLLVRLAVARHGQARVVAALTRRERAQPIHAF; translated from the coding sequence ATGACCGCTCGCGACGACGCGTTCCTGCTCGCTGCCGAGGCCGCCCTGGGCCTGGTGGACCGGCCGGAGGTCGCGGCGCGGTGGTCGGAGCCGAGCGCGCTGCCGGGGATGAGCGTCGGGGCGCTGGCCGTCCACCTGGGCCACCAGGTGGTGCGGGCCGCGCAGGCCCTCACGCGTGACGCGGGGGACCTGCCCGTCCTGCGCGACGCCGACGAGCACTACGCGCGCTCGGCGTGGCCGACGGCGGCCCCCGAGGACCCGGTCAACGACCGCAGCCCCGACGAGGAGGCCGCGCTCGCCGGGCCCGGGGCGCTGCACGACCGGGTCGTCGCGGACCTCGACACGGTGCGCGACGCCCTCGGCTCCGGTGCCGCGCGCGACGTCGTGCCCGTGGCGTGGGCCGGGTGGGCGCTGCGCCGCGAGGACTTCCTGCTCACGCGCATGCTCGAGGTCGTCGTGCACGCCGACGACCTGGCGGTGAGCGTCGGCATCGACACCCCGACGTTCCCCGCCGAGGTGTACGACCCCGTCCGCGACCTGCTGGTCCGCCTCGCCGTCGCCCGGCACGGGCAGGCCCGCGTCGTCGCGGCCCTCACCCGCCGCGAGCGAGCACAGCCGATCCACGCCTTCTGA
- the amaP gene encoding alkaline shock response membrane anchor protein AmaP — protein MRATNRVVAFVVGLALLVVGVAAVLWWTGVLGDVWAQTPTALDPGRVSEVTDATWFGWAATVSGVVLGLLALWWLLAHLGTPRVGTLTLAGSDASGQLTIDVGALAGHVADEARRLPGVVGARSTVDLDRGRYVLVSTLQVDPEADLPALADDVAALVARARDVVGIRRLAARTHLAVRRRARGGPRVV, from the coding sequence GTGCGCGCGACGAACCGCGTCGTGGCGTTCGTCGTGGGGCTCGCGCTGCTCGTCGTCGGCGTCGCCGCGGTGCTGTGGTGGACCGGCGTGCTCGGGGACGTGTGGGCGCAGACGCCCACGGCGCTCGACCCCGGCCGCGTCTCCGAGGTCACCGACGCCACGTGGTTCGGCTGGGCGGCGACGGTGTCCGGCGTCGTCCTCGGCCTCCTCGCGCTGTGGTGGCTGCTCGCGCACCTCGGCACACCGCGCGTGGGCACCCTGACGCTCGCCGGGTCCGACGCGTCGGGACAGCTCACCATCGACGTCGGCGCCCTCGCCGGGCACGTCGCGGACGAGGCGCGCCGCCTGCCGGGAGTCGTCGGCGCCCGGTCGACCGTCGACCTGGACCGCGGCCGGTACGTGCTGGTGAGCACCCTGCAGGTCGACCCGGAGGCCGACCTGCCGGCGCTCGCCGACGACGTCGCCGCGCTGGTCGCCCGCGCGCGGGACGTCGTCGGGATCCGCCGGCTCGCGGCCCGCACCCACCTGGCGGTGCGGCGGCGCGCCCGCGGAGGGCCGCGCGTCGTGTGA
- a CDS encoding DinB family protein — MDDVDLSPARLTPERDEPPHRSDEAGTLLGFLDFHRRTLLLKLDGLDADALRRPLPPSTMTLGGLMKHLAMVEDNWFGVVWHDAPHVEPWVSVDWKADRDWEWTSAADDSPEHLRSLWDDAVERSQRTIAAALAAGGLDQVSARPHRLTGEPVSLRWILVHMIEEYARHNGHADLLREAVDGTTGE, encoded by the coding sequence ATGGACGACGTCGACCTGAGCCCCGCCCGCCTGACGCCCGAGCGCGACGAGCCGCCGCACCGCAGTGACGAGGCCGGCACGCTGCTCGGGTTCCTCGACTTCCACCGCCGCACGCTGCTGCTCAAGCTCGACGGCCTCGACGCCGACGCCCTGCGGCGCCCGCTGCCGCCGTCGACCATGACGCTCGGCGGGCTGATGAAGCACCTGGCCATGGTCGAGGACAACTGGTTCGGCGTGGTGTGGCACGACGCGCCGCACGTCGAGCCGTGGGTGTCGGTGGACTGGAAGGCCGACCGCGACTGGGAGTGGACGAGCGCGGCCGACGACTCCCCGGAGCACCTCCGGTCGCTGTGGGACGACGCGGTCGAGCGCTCGCAGCGCACGATCGCTGCCGCGCTGGCGGCCGGCGGGCTGGACCAGGTGTCGGCGCGCCCGCACCGGCTGACCGGCGAGCCCGTCTCGCTGCGCTGGATCCTGGTCCACATGATCGAGGAGTACGCGCGGCACAACGGCCACGCGGACCTGCTGCGGGAGGCGGTCGACGGCACCACCGGCGAGTGA
- a CDS encoding YciI family protein codes for MTSTPRTWTLLLWGDPDACLDLGASYAAHERFAADCAAHGHEILGGEELASPNAARLLRVGADGPELSDGPFAETTEHLGGFYLVRTADPDGLLHLAAGLLENDPGTIELRPVGGQDAQAAPLVDAAVAS; via the coding sequence ATGACGAGCACACCGCGCACCTGGACCCTGCTGCTGTGGGGCGACCCCGACGCCTGCCTCGACCTGGGTGCGTCCTACGCGGCGCACGAGCGGTTCGCCGCCGACTGCGCCGCGCACGGCCACGAGATCCTCGGGGGCGAGGAGCTCGCGAGCCCGAACGCCGCACGGCTGCTGCGCGTCGGTGCGGACGGGCCGGAGCTGAGCGACGGACCGTTCGCGGAGACCACGGAGCACCTCGGCGGGTTCTACCTGGTCCGCACGGCCGACCCGGACGGTCTGCTGCACCTGGCCGCCGGACTGCTGGAGAACGACCCGGGGACCATCGAGCTGCGACCCGTGGGCGGGCAGGACGCGCAGGCGGCACCGCTTGTCGACGCGGCGGTCGCGTCGTGA
- a CDS encoding DUF6286 domain-containing protein has translation MSALADAPATDLAAQPPDPVPFAQPRPAGALGWIGVVLALVVLGVAVVLVHDGLVALDVLGGDTWLLAAADAVGRITPTWQVALVGAVVALVGLRLLVVALRPRRRPAIPLAAGGGQYLLGQDVARLASGAAAQVDGVFDVRSTWGRRAVTVDATTDGDTTVTDQVRSAVAERLTALADVPRVAVRARRASRTDGRGGVR, from the coding sequence ATGAGCGCGCTCGCCGACGCACCCGCCACGGACCTGGCCGCGCAGCCGCCCGACCCGGTGCCGTTCGCCCAGCCGCGGCCCGCCGGCGCCCTCGGCTGGATCGGCGTCGTCCTGGCCCTCGTGGTCCTCGGCGTGGCGGTCGTGCTGGTGCACGACGGCCTGGTCGCGCTCGACGTCCTCGGGGGTGACACCTGGCTGCTCGCGGCCGCCGACGCGGTCGGGCGCATCACGCCCACCTGGCAGGTCGCGCTCGTCGGGGCCGTCGTCGCGCTCGTGGGCCTGCGGCTGCTCGTCGTCGCGCTGCGTCCGCGGCGACGTCCGGCGATCCCGCTCGCCGCGGGCGGGGGCCAGTACCTGCTGGGGCAGGACGTCGCGCGGCTCGCGTCCGGTGCGGCGGCGCAGGTCGACGGCGTCTTCGACGTGCGCAGCACGTGGGGCCGACGGGCCGTGACGGTCGACGCGACCACGGACGGCGACACGACGGTCACCGACCAGGTCCGCTCGGCCGTCGCCGAGCGCCTCACCGCGCTCGCGGACGTGCCGCGGGTCGCCGTGCGCGCCCGCAGGGCGAGCCGCACGGACGGACGGGGAGGTGTGCGGTGA